A portion of the Simkania negevensis Z genome contains these proteins:
- the nqrA gene encoding NADH:ubiquinone reductase (Na(+)-transporting) subunit A: MHIKIKRGLDIPLKGNPQGSMQRLSAPTLAFLDLDDFYFLRFSLLKKPGDKVLIGEPLLEDKSCPGRVFVSPAAGTLKEVVRGLKRRILSVKISCQVDKEFFDHGHCQTDSKEKLLSHLMKGGLFPHIVVRPCNRLPSPQTIPEAIFVSALSSAPYAPPPELEVQGHETHFQKGLSALATLCPVHLIMHKNTTTDPFLKASDVEKHTAEGPHPIGNPSLHIAAIHPITRSDQVVWTLTVPNVIAVGRLVSEGKYEQEQVISIAGEGIPESKRGYFKISRGTPVQDLIRGRCDEDSARLLSGNPLMGSKVSCHTSLKFFDNTFCALPEPEEKRRFCHFLRLNAKSYTSTSAYFRRKKTAPFTTLQHGEERAFVDGAIYDRVMPLRIPVMHLVKAILAEDFELAESLGLLSVSPEDFALPAFICPSKIEMPEIIHRGLRSYAEQYLET; the protein is encoded by the coding sequence GTGCACATCAAGATTAAGCGAGGGCTCGACATTCCACTAAAGGGAAACCCCCAAGGGAGCATGCAACGGCTTTCAGCGCCAACACTTGCCTTTCTCGATTTAGATGATTTTTACTTTCTCCGCTTTTCTCTACTTAAAAAGCCTGGCGACAAAGTCCTCATCGGAGAGCCCCTCCTCGAAGACAAGTCTTGCCCCGGTCGTGTCTTTGTTTCACCTGCAGCAGGCACCCTCAAAGAAGTGGTGCGAGGACTCAAACGGCGGATTCTATCAGTTAAAATTAGCTGTCAAGTTGACAAAGAATTTTTTGATCATGGTCACTGTCAAACAGACTCCAAAGAAAAGCTTCTTTCCCATCTGATGAAAGGAGGCCTTTTCCCTCATATTGTCGTTCGTCCCTGCAATCGCCTCCCTTCTCCTCAAACCATTCCAGAGGCGATCTTTGTATCGGCCCTTTCCTCAGCTCCCTACGCCCCGCCACCCGAACTCGAAGTCCAAGGGCATGAAACCCACTTTCAAAAAGGGCTTTCTGCTCTAGCCACGCTTTGCCCTGTTCACCTCATCATGCATAAAAATACAACGACTGATCCCTTCCTTAAAGCATCCGATGTCGAAAAACATACCGCTGAAGGACCTCACCCTATCGGCAATCCGTCGCTCCACATTGCTGCCATTCATCCGATTACCCGTAGCGATCAAGTTGTGTGGACTCTCACTGTTCCTAATGTGATTGCCGTAGGACGCCTTGTGTCAGAAGGGAAATACGAGCAGGAGCAAGTGATCAGCATTGCAGGAGAAGGCATTCCTGAAAGTAAGCGTGGGTACTTTAAGATTTCCCGAGGAACACCCGTGCAAGATTTGATCCGAGGGCGCTGTGACGAAGACTCTGCACGTCTCCTATCTGGCAATCCCTTAATGGGGTCAAAAGTCAGCTGTCATACATCGCTCAAGTTTTTTGATAACACTTTTTGTGCCTTGCCTGAACCCGAAGAAAAAAGACGTTTTTGCCATTTCTTAAGGCTTAACGCAAAAAGTTATACCAGCACCTCCGCCTATTTTAGGCGAAAAAAAACAGCTCCCTTTACGACGTTGCAACATGGGGAAGAAAGGGCCTTTGTAGATGGCGCCATTTACGACCGTGTCATGCCTCTCCGCATCCCTGTGATGCATCTTGTGAAAGCCATCCTTGCTGAAGACTTTGAACTTGCCGAATCGCTAGGCCTATTAAGCGTGTCACCTGAAGACTTTGCTTTGCCCGCATTTATCTGTCCCTCAAAAATAGAAATGCCCGAGATTATACATCGCGGGCTTAGGAGTTATGCTGAGCAATACCTCGAGACCTAA
- a CDS encoding IS5 family transposase, translating into MRKRNWHKYNRDLVKRGSITFFIDPNALTEKPEENKRGRPRLFSLPLIYLLLVLKIQYRLTYRTLEGFAKSILPHIEPDVFLPTYSLICKRASYMEALLPKLSSRRPKVVLLDTTGIKVYGEGEWKVKMHGASKRRKWVKLHIAIDENTQEIIHFEITKGHEADCKIGPKIIEKLPKPVETVIADGGYDTKRCREAINQIGAKDLIPPRKNSLLSPFMTRRNNALREIKGLGGDQLAREIWGKLTRYSRRALAETSFSRLKRLYGERFFSKKIETQKIEGHIKCKMLNQMLLIT; encoded by the coding sequence ATGCGTAAACGCAATTGGCACAAGTATAATCGAGACTTAGTAAAAAGAGGAAGTATAACTTTTTTCATCGATCCAAATGCGTTAACTGAAAAGCCAGAGGAAAACAAACGAGGTCGACCTCGTTTGTTTTCCCTTCCACTCATCTATCTCCTTCTTGTCTTAAAGATACAATATCGCCTTACCTATAGAACTCTCGAGGGTTTTGCCAAATCAATCCTTCCACATATAGAACCTGATGTTTTTCTTCCGACCTACTCTCTGATCTGCAAAAGAGCTTCCTACATGGAAGCTCTTTTGCCCAAGCTCTCTTCTAGAAGACCTAAAGTGGTGCTGTTAGATACTACAGGGATCAAAGTCTATGGGGAGGGAGAATGGAAAGTGAAAATGCATGGAGCCTCAAAGAGGAGAAAATGGGTTAAATTGCACATCGCTATTGATGAAAACACTCAAGAAATTATCCACTTTGAAATCACAAAAGGGCATGAAGCTGACTGCAAAATAGGCCCGAAAATCATAGAGAAGCTCCCTAAACCCGTTGAGACCGTCATAGCAGATGGAGGATACGACACAAAAAGATGCAGGGAGGCCATCAATCAAATAGGAGCGAAAGACCTTATTCCGCCTAGAAAAAACAGCCTATTATCTCCTTTTATGACAAGAAGGAACAACGCCTTACGCGAAATAAAAGGACTGGGAGGAGATCAGCTAGCGCGAGAAATCTGGGGAAAACTGACAAGATACTCAAGAAGGGCATTAGCAGAGACAAGCTTCTCAAGATTAAAGCGACTGTATGGGGAAAGGTTTTTCTCAAAGAAAATAGAAACTCAAAAAATCGAAGGTCATATTAAATGCAAAATGCTGAATCAAATGCTTCTGATAACTTAA
- a CDS encoding AAA family ATPase, with protein MEKLVGRSREIATLKSLLKSKKAELLAIYGRRRVGKTFLISSFFSNKGIYFEMTGIKGGKCSQQIQTFIRRLRFAFKDLQIDFPPKNWFEAFELLEQAIESVKKSCKIILFFDEFPWMDTHKSDLLKAFEYLWNSYLSRDSRIIAVICGSSVSWMIKKIIHNKAGLYGRLTSQIRLRPFTLKEIEEYFVTNNIQLDRKQIVELSMALGGIPKYLSYVESGKSAAQNIQKLCFTPGAPLTTEFQTLYESLFDNHYMHVQIIELLAHSTIGLTVSQISKKLSKEKGGNLSRALKELIASNFVQFVPFYGRKTREGRYRIVDEYSYFYLNWVQDSMYNYDESISQSFWIQQQSSSKFRSWAGYMFESICFKHIRQIVKALELTVVADKASYWSYTPSKNSNDQGGQIDLVIDRTDQCINLCEIKFWKSEFTISDTIAQKLNERRGIFQDITKTRKTIFNTLITPYGARINKNYLSSVDKQLNLDALFLEDTELFPDCVEKINFRRLPPPHHQSY; from the coding sequence ATGGAAAAATTAGTTGGTAGATCTAGGGAAATTGCCACCCTTAAATCCCTCTTAAAGTCAAAAAAAGCAGAGTTGCTGGCCATATATGGCAGAAGAAGGGTTGGGAAAACTTTCTTAATTAGTAGTTTTTTTTCGAATAAAGGCATTTACTTTGAAATGACTGGGATAAAAGGAGGAAAATGCAGTCAACAAATCCAAACTTTCATTAGAAGGTTACGATTTGCCTTTAAGGACTTACAGATAGATTTTCCCCCAAAAAATTGGTTTGAGGCTTTTGAACTTCTGGAACAGGCCATAGAAAGCGTGAAAAAATCATGCAAAATCATTTTGTTTTTTGATGAATTTCCATGGATGGATACCCATAAATCAGACTTGCTAAAAGCATTTGAATACCTTTGGAACTCCTATCTTTCCAGAGATTCAAGAATTATAGCTGTAATATGTGGATCATCGGTTTCATGGATGATCAAAAAGATCATTCACAACAAAGCAGGATTATACGGACGATTAACTTCTCAAATTCGATTACGCCCTTTTACTCTAAAAGAGATTGAAGAATACTTTGTTACCAACAACATACAGCTGGATAGAAAGCAAATTGTAGAGCTAAGCATGGCCTTAGGAGGGATTCCAAAATACCTCAGCTATGTAGAGTCTGGAAAGTCGGCAGCCCAAAATATCCAAAAACTTTGCTTTACCCCAGGAGCACCTCTTACAACAGAATTTCAAACATTATACGAGTCGCTTTTTGATAATCATTATATGCACGTTCAAATCATTGAGTTGCTTGCGCACAGTACAATTGGTTTAACTGTAAGTCAAATCTCAAAAAAGCTGTCTAAAGAAAAAGGAGGAAATCTCTCGCGCGCATTAAAAGAGTTGATTGCCTCAAATTTTGTGCAATTTGTCCCTTTCTATGGGAGAAAAACAAGAGAAGGCCGTTATAGAATTGTGGATGAATATTCTTACTTTTACTTAAATTGGGTACAGGATTCAATGTATAATTATGATGAATCCATCAGTCAAAGCTTTTGGATTCAACAGCAATCTTCTTCAAAATTCAGATCATGGGCTGGATATATGTTTGAAAGTATTTGTTTCAAACATATCAGGCAAATTGTAAAAGCTCTTGAGCTTACTGTTGTAGCAGATAAAGCATCTTACTGGAGTTATACCCCTTCAAAAAACTCAAATGATCAAGGTGGTCAGATTGATCTGGTTATTGATAGAACAGACCAATGTATAAATCTATGCGAAATTAAGTTTTGGAAATCTGAATTTACGATATCCGATACAATTGCCCAGAAACTCAATGAAAGACGAGGAATTTTTCAGGATATAACCAAAACAAGAAAAACTATATTCAACACCCTAATTACGCCCTATGGTGCTCGCATTAACAAAAATTATCTTTCATCTGTAGACAAACAACTTAATCTTGACGCCCTATTCCTTGAAGACACAGAGCTTTTTCCCGACTGTGTTGAAAAAATCAATTTTCGTAGACTCCCCCCCCCTCATCATCAATCGTATTAA
- a CDS encoding GreA/GreB family elongation factor produces the protein MSMNYLDQFQKHVANHDYPSFLTLWEEYCLGDEVDGEELKRVLKSVKESDLATPFGRHVEKGLILWEKIQSTELGHEVYKLIVDLQTSNDPELGKQILDYLQARYPDDKYYHDKIRLIGLREGKDFQGAVSNYELLTHMKKGNFVFHTGGWGVGEIIEISFLREQLSLEFDYVSGRKDLSFQNAFKTLIPLKDDHFLSLRFGNPDELEQRAKKHPIDIIHSMLRDLGPLTAAEIKEELCELVIPADEWVRWWQTARSKVKKDTMIETPNDIRQPFRLREAEVSHEETLQKALEKKPDAETLIQMIYAFLRDFPGTLKNDAFRMDLQQKMKEALDSEELTDAQELQLYFFLEDLEISKDASQVAELIKRFTSPDDVIRAIEVIAFKKRALVAIRKLREDWIETFLNLLLTIDQNPIRDYILTELLKAKKEPEVIKKIEELLSFPGRHPNVLMWYFQKVMKPESIPFANQEGKNRFFESFLILLSTLEQSSGHRDLIKKMHTFLTSGRYSNVRKIFQKADLETVQEFLLLATKCHSLSDHDIKIFHSLAEVVHPSLAKLSKKYEEQSQENETPIWTTEAGYQKIKKRIHTISTVETVENAKEIEVARSHGDLRENAEFKAALERRDRLQSELKTLSAQFNRARILTKADVHADQVSVGVIIDCEGDDGSKVSYTLLGPWDADPEQHILSFESKLAQSMIGNKVGDKVNIQGKQFTIANLRNYFDNV, from the coding sequence ATGTCGATGAATTATTTAGATCAGTTCCAGAAGCACGTAGCAAACCATGACTATCCTTCCTTTCTAACGCTTTGGGAAGAGTATTGCCTCGGTGATGAAGTTGATGGCGAAGAACTAAAAAGAGTTTTAAAAAGCGTCAAAGAATCAGATTTAGCTACTCCATTTGGACGTCATGTCGAAAAAGGGTTAATCTTGTGGGAAAAAATTCAATCTACTGAACTTGGACATGAAGTGTATAAACTAATTGTCGATCTTCAAACCTCAAATGATCCCGAACTTGGAAAACAAATTCTCGACTATTTGCAAGCACGTTATCCTGACGATAAGTACTATCACGACAAAATCCGCTTGATTGGACTCCGCGAGGGAAAAGACTTCCAGGGTGCTGTTAGCAACTATGAACTACTCACCCACATGAAAAAAGGCAACTTTGTCTTTCATACTGGGGGTTGGGGGGTCGGAGAAATCATAGAGATTTCTTTCTTACGCGAACAGCTCAGCTTAGAGTTTGATTACGTTTCGGGTCGTAAGGACCTCTCTTTTCAAAATGCGTTTAAAACACTGATTCCTCTGAAAGACGACCATTTCCTTTCGCTCCGTTTCGGCAATCCTGATGAACTTGAGCAACGAGCAAAGAAACACCCAATTGATATTATTCATTCGATGTTACGCGATTTAGGACCTCTCACAGCAGCTGAAATTAAAGAAGAGCTGTGTGAGCTTGTCATTCCAGCTGATGAGTGGGTCCGCTGGTGGCAGACAGCACGCTCAAAAGTGAAAAAAGACACGATGATTGAAACGCCAAATGATATCCGTCAACCTTTCCGCTTGCGCGAAGCAGAGGTCTCCCACGAAGAAACACTTCAAAAAGCTTTAGAGAAAAAACCTGACGCAGAAACACTCATTCAAATGATCTACGCCTTCTTGCGCGACTTTCCTGGAACACTCAAAAATGATGCGTTCCGCATGGACTTGCAGCAAAAAATGAAAGAAGCGCTAGATAGTGAAGAACTCACAGATGCGCAAGAACTCCAACTTTACTTTTTCCTCGAAGATTTGGAAATTTCAAAAGATGCAAGTCAAGTTGCAGAGCTTATCAAACGTTTCACCTCACCTGACGATGTGATTCGAGCGATTGAAGTCATCGCGTTTAAAAAGCGCGCACTTGTTGCTATCCGCAAACTGCGTGAAGATTGGATAGAGACGTTTTTGAATCTCTTACTGACAATTGATCAAAACCCTATTCGCGATTACATCTTAACGGAACTTCTCAAAGCTAAAAAAGAACCTGAAGTCATTAAAAAAATCGAAGAGCTCCTTTCGTTTCCTGGCCGTCATCCGAATGTCTTGATGTGGTACTTCCAAAAAGTCATGAAACCAGAATCAATCCCTTTTGCAAACCAAGAGGGGAAAAACCGCTTTTTCGAGTCGTTTTTGATTCTGCTCAGCACTTTGGAGCAATCGTCTGGGCATCGTGACCTGATAAAAAAAATGCACACGTTCTTAACTTCAGGACGTTACTCAAACGTACGAAAAATTTTCCAAAAAGCTGATCTTGAGACTGTCCAAGAATTTTTACTGCTCGCAACAAAATGTCACAGCTTAAGCGATCATGATATCAAGATTTTTCACTCGCTTGCTGAAGTGGTCCATCCAAGTCTTGCAAAGCTCAGTAAAAAATACGAAGAACAATCTCAAGAAAACGAAACACCGATTTGGACAACAGAAGCCGGTTATCAAAAGATCAAAAAACGGATCCATACGATATCTACGGTCGAAACTGTGGAAAATGCGAAAGAAATTGAAGTCGCCCGTTCACATGGAGATTTGCGAGAAAATGCTGAGTTTAAAGCGGCTCTTGAGCGGCGCGATCGTTTGCAAAGCGAGCTTAAAACGCTCTCTGCGCAATTCAACCGCGCACGTATTTTGACAAAAGCGGATGTTCACGCAGATCAAGTGAGTGTTGGCGTGATCATTGACTGCGAAGGAGATGATGGCTCCAAAGTTTCTTACACTTTACTTGGACCTTGGGATGCAGATCCAGAGCAGCACATTCTATCGTTTGAATCAAAGCTTGCACAATCGATGATTGGCAACAAAGTAGGTGATAAAGTCAACATTCAAGGAAAACAGTTTACAATCGCGAACTTGCGGAATTATTTCGACAATGTCTAA
- the rdgB gene encoding RdgB/HAM1 family non-canonical purine NTP pyrophosphatase: MKLVLATTNLHKIREIRAMLKPLYHFDFLTLHDYPNYVPPKETGESFEENAFIKATHAAHALREWVLADDSGLVVPALGDEPGVNSARYAGLGSTDKDNRLKLLKALEELSDSERVGYYVCAMALASPDGIQKQVKGTCEGTLLMTPRGGGGFGYDSLFQKYDYSKTFAEIDEETKNKISHRRKALDKLLPTLDLLAHKHQNELCH; encoded by the coding sequence ATAAAGCTTGTATTAGCAACCACCAATCTTCATAAAATCCGTGAAATTCGAGCGATGTTAAAGCCGCTTTATCATTTCGATTTTTTGACTCTTCATGACTATCCTAACTATGTGCCTCCGAAAGAAACAGGCGAATCATTTGAGGAAAATGCTTTTATAAAAGCCACACATGCTGCGCATGCTCTAAGAGAATGGGTCTTGGCAGATGATTCGGGACTTGTTGTTCCAGCGCTCGGAGATGAGCCAGGAGTGAATAGTGCGCGTTATGCTGGTCTAGGATCTACCGATAAAGACAATCGCTTAAAACTCCTCAAAGCTTTAGAGGAACTCAGTGACTCAGAAAGAGTCGGCTACTATGTCTGCGCAATGGCCTTAGCATCTCCTGATGGGATCCAAAAACAAGTGAAAGGAACTTGCGAAGGAACCCTTCTGATGACCCCTCGCGGTGGAGGTGGCTTTGGCTACGACTCTCTTTTCCAAAAATACGATTACAGCAAAACATTTGCTGAAATCGACGAAGAAACAAAAAACAAAATTTCTCATCGTCGTAAAGCCCTCGATAAACTCCTTCCTACTTTAGATTTACTCGCTCACAAGCACCAAAATGAATTATGTCATTGA
- a CDS encoding NYN domain-containing protein, whose translation MNYVIDGYNLFFHIEDEANPLEKKRDLFIAALHDALAELQLHATLIFDSHQSHAAVFPTKKDLVALEIIFSPEGLSADEYILERLRAEKKPQLQIIVTSDRELIRHAKHLGAKIKTIESFFEMIARRHAKKSQKGEEKMQRESSHHFDRLHEAFEKKLREESSD comes from the coding sequence ATGAATTATGTCATTGATGGTTACAACCTCTTTTTTCACATTGAGGATGAGGCCAACCCCTTAGAAAAAAAGCGAGATCTTTTCATTGCAGCTCTGCACGACGCCCTCGCCGAACTTCAGCTACATGCCACTTTGATCTTTGATAGCCACCAAAGTCATGCTGCTGTTTTCCCAACAAAAAAAGATCTTGTGGCTCTTGAAATCATTTTTTCTCCTGAAGGGCTCAGCGCTGATGAGTACATTTTAGAGCGTTTGCGTGCAGAAAAAAAGCCTCAATTGCAAATCATTGTGACCTCTGATCGGGAGTTGATACGGCATGCAAAGCATCTTGGCGCAAAAATCAAAACCATCGAGAGTTTTTTCGAAATGATCGCCCGTCGACATGCCAAAAAATCACAAAAAGGAGAAGAAAAGATGCAGAGAGAATCTTCTCACCACTTTGATCGTTTGCACGAAGCTTTTGAAAAAAAATTACGAGAGGAATCGTCGGACTAA
- a CDS encoding C40 family peptidase yields MTYFVPKVSTPVLNQADFQSVFGGVSGTLPFDQSNLVRAIEMIAFPGTVFEIVHEHLDHILQVRTAEYPTLNPLFVDRRFGTQKTKRPPEREKNLPAPKEILKRLKHQLGKPYIWGGNWGMGVPELLRYYPPKKILTPLESVSWTCQGVDCSGLLYEAVEGALPRNTQDLLFVGRPVPLEGVEWENIPSLLQPLDLIIWNGHMTIVYDNKSVIESKHEWGGVCMTDLQKRLRIIREEDKKIAADDPASVLQNRETFLVRRFLS; encoded by the coding sequence ATGACCTATTTTGTCCCAAAAGTTTCAACGCCGGTTCTCAATCAGGCCGATTTTCAATCTGTTTTTGGGGGTGTTTCAGGAACCCTTCCGTTTGATCAGAGCAACCTGGTCCGTGCAATTGAAATGATCGCTTTTCCAGGCACAGTATTTGAAATTGTTCACGAACATCTCGATCATATCCTTCAAGTGCGTACAGCAGAATATCCTACCTTGAACCCTCTGTTTGTCGATCGTCGATTTGGAACACAAAAAACAAAGCGTCCGCCTGAAAGAGAAAAAAATCTTCCAGCACCGAAAGAGATTTTAAAGCGATTGAAACACCAACTCGGTAAGCCCTACATTTGGGGAGGGAATTGGGGCATGGGTGTTCCAGAACTTTTACGTTATTATCCGCCGAAGAAAATTCTCACACCTCTTGAGTCGGTAAGTTGGACCTGTCAAGGAGTGGATTGCTCGGGACTTCTTTATGAAGCTGTAGAGGGAGCCCTCCCTCGCAATACACAAGATTTGCTCTTTGTTGGAAGACCTGTTCCACTCGAAGGAGTTGAGTGGGAAAACATTCCATCCCTTCTTCAGCCGTTAGATCTCATCATTTGGAACGGTCATATGACGATTGTCTATGACAATAAAAGTGTGATTGAAAGTAAACATGAGTGGGGAGGTGTATGTATGACCGATCTTCAGAAGCGGCTGCGGATCATTCGGGAAGAAGACAAAAAAATTGCTGCAGACGATCCTGCTTCCGTTTTGCAAAATCGAGAAACGTTTTTAGTCCGACGATTCCTCTCGTAA
- a CDS encoding peptide ABC transporter substrate-binding protein — MKMLSRLLLVLTMMTLTLTGCGKKNVSSDRSSHTAAQSVRFNIGNEPQTLDPRKVRALADVNLVKMFNEGLTRVDKSGKASLALAKDVQVLNEGLTYKFTLHPTKWSNGDALTASDFAYAWKKSLSPSFVSPNSYMLFVIKNAEAVKTGKLPSSLLGIETPDDKTLIVHLSHKIPYFLELTEHPIFFPVNEKLDRKTPNWADNQETYVSNGPFLIHDWKHHNLLEAAKNPTYWDAKAVKLGKLKMVMVSEETGFKMFESQELDWDGSPFSAVPIDAIETLREANQLQTSPVLATSWIRINLEKAPFKSKKMRRAFALAINRQDIVEHVTQGNQIPATGIVPKAMGLQEQPYFKDGQNEEAANLFEEALLELGMAREKLPEIVFTYAAGDRTHPVAQALQQQWYATLGVRVRLEPMEPKVYFSRVSKQDYTLALGSWFADFNDPINFLEVFKTKTNGTNNTNWENPSYAELLETSYTCQNPEERLAYLKQSEQLIMDEMPVIPVFYYTLLFVKDEGLKNVVLTKTGNIDFKWAELNK; from the coding sequence ATGAAAATGCTCAGTCGTCTCCTTCTCGTTTTGACAATGATGACCCTGACCCTTACTGGTTGCGGCAAAAAAAACGTTTCATCAGATCGTTCCTCTCACACTGCGGCCCAATCTGTCAGATTTAACATTGGCAATGAGCCTCAGACGCTCGATCCCAGAAAAGTCCGCGCCCTTGCTGATGTCAATCTAGTCAAAATGTTTAACGAAGGACTGACTCGAGTCGATAAGAGTGGAAAAGCTTCTCTTGCCCTCGCAAAAGATGTTCAGGTTTTAAATGAAGGACTGACCTACAAATTTACCCTTCATCCAACCAAATGGTCCAATGGTGATGCTCTTACTGCAAGTGACTTTGCTTATGCGTGGAAAAAAAGTCTTTCTCCTTCTTTTGTCAGTCCTAACAGCTACATGCTGTTCGTGATTAAAAACGCAGAAGCTGTGAAAACAGGAAAACTTCCAAGCAGCCTCCTTGGAATTGAAACACCTGATGACAAAACACTCATCGTCCACCTCAGCCATAAAATCCCCTATTTCCTCGAATTGACAGAGCATCCGATCTTCTTTCCTGTGAATGAAAAGCTCGACCGCAAAACGCCTAACTGGGCTGACAATCAAGAAACGTACGTTTCAAATGGCCCTTTCCTGATCCATGACTGGAAACATCACAACCTCCTTGAAGCGGCAAAGAATCCAACTTACTGGGATGCAAAAGCTGTCAAACTCGGCAAACTTAAGATGGTCATGGTAAGCGAAGAAACAGGCTTCAAAATGTTTGAATCCCAGGAACTCGACTGGGATGGTTCTCCTTTTTCTGCTGTGCCAATTGATGCGATCGAAACTTTAAGAGAGGCCAATCAACTTCAGACCTCCCCAGTTCTTGCAACATCGTGGATCCGCATCAATTTAGAAAAAGCCCCTTTCAAATCGAAAAAAATGCGCAGAGCTTTTGCTCTAGCTATCAACCGTCAAGATATCGTAGAGCATGTCACTCAAGGAAACCAAATTCCTGCTACAGGTATTGTACCTAAAGCGATGGGACTCCAAGAGCAACCTTACTTTAAAGATGGGCAAAACGAAGAAGCCGCAAATCTTTTCGAAGAAGCGCTTCTTGAACTTGGAATGGCACGTGAAAAGCTTCCAGAAATCGTCTTCACTTACGCTGCTGGTGATCGTACCCATCCTGTGGCCCAAGCTCTCCAACAACAATGGTATGCTACATTAGGAGTCCGTGTCCGCCTAGAGCCCATGGAGCCTAAGGTTTACTTCAGCCGCGTTTCTAAACAAGACTACACGCTGGCACTTGGAAGTTGGTTTGCCGACTTTAATGATCCCATCAATTTTCTCGAAGTATTCAAAACTAAAACAAATGGCACGAATAATACTAACTGGGAAAATCCCAGCTACGCTGAGCTTCTTGAAACCTCTTACACCTGTCAAAATCCAGAAGAACGTCTTGCCTACCTCAAGCAAAGTGAGCAGTTGATCATGGATGAAATGCCTGTCATTCCGGTCTTTTATTATACGCTCCTTTTTGTGAAAGATGAAGGGCTTAAAAACGTCGTTCTCACAAAGACTGGCAATATTGACTTTAAATGGGCAGAACTCAATAAGTAG